Part of the Bos indicus isolate NIAB-ARS_2022 breed Sahiwal x Tharparkar chromosome 6, NIAB-ARS_B.indTharparkar_mat_pri_1.0, whole genome shotgun sequence genome is shown below.
tccagtggtcatgtatggatgtgagagttggactgtgaagaaggctgagcgccgaagaattgatgtttttaaactgtggtgttggagaagactcttgcgaatcccttggactgcaaggagatccaaccagtccattctgaaggagatctgccctgggatttctttggaaggaatgatgctaaagctgaaactccagtcctttggccacctcatgtgaagagttgactcattggaaaagactctgatgctgggagggattgggggcaggaggagaaggggacgacagaggatgagatggctggatagcatcactgatttgatggacgtgagtctgggtgaactccgggagttggtgatggacagggaggcctggcgtgctgcgattcatggggtcgcaaagagtcggacacgacttgagcgactgaactgaactgaatcccctTCCAATTAACTTATCTCCAATTAACTTAatcctattttttcttcttccccatcttgattaaaacttcagttttaaaaattcagcgATTAAAGTGAGTgaagagtgagtgaagtcgctcagtcgtgtccgactctttgcgaccccgtggactgtagcccaccaggctcctctgtccatgggattctccaggcaggaatactggagtgggttgccatttccttctccagggcatcttcccgacccagggatcgaacccaggtctcccgcattgcaggcagacgctttaacctcttgTTTGTTCAACTTTGTCCCAACTTCAGGCAGACTACAGTAAACAACATCTCCCAAAGCTTCCCGACAGCAGAGCAGGGCCGGTGCGCAGCTCCGGGACTGCACCCGCTCGCAGTCCCCAGGGCCGCGGCGAGCAGGGCACGCTGGGTGCCGAGATGGCGTGCAGGCTGCCGACCGCGGCCTGCATGCTCCACACCGCGCGCAGCCCATGTTCGCAGTGGTTAGAAGGTACACCGAAAGCAGCCAAGAAAccacctgaggcaagattaaagggaCGTGAGAGGCTCATCAAGATTAGGAGACTGGACCACCTATGACTCTGCATACACCCTAATCTTGTCAGCAACCCCAACCTATTGAAACTTTGTAGAAGAAAGGAATGCAAGACTGTTGTTACTGCCTTGATCTTTATCACATACCCTTGCCTGACTTAgcgattccctggtggctcagacagtaaagcgtctgcccgcaatgcaggagacccgggttcgatccctgggttgggaagatcccctggagaaggaaatggcaacccagtccagtacgctggacgactgagcgacttcatgacTTCACGACTTCCCTGACTTATAACTTCTCCCTATTCACCAGAGAGtgggggcacagttcttgagaccctagcctactgtgttccccctttgcctggcaaagtaacaaagccactctttccttctccattaaaaaaagaaaaagaaaaaaaaactggatcCAAATTCAGAATACCCTGGAAATCATTAGACTTTATACCAGGTAGTATatgatcttaaaaaagaaaaaaaccttcaaaAGTCTAAAGTACAGAACTTcaaacaaagaatcagacgtcAATAAATCagtatggggacttccctagcagtctgATGGTTGGGAGTCtactttgcaatgcaggagacatgggttcgaaccttggtcaggaaactgatcccacatgccttggagcagctaggcccgaggcaagaatactggtgctgcaactattgaagagatcacgccacagctagagagtcaattagtgaaagtcacttagtcacatctgactctttgagaccccatggaatgtgcAGTTctgtgcaattctccaggccagaatactggagtgggtagccttccccttctccagaggatcttcccaacccagggatccagcccaggtctccagcgttgcaggcggattctttacccgctgagccaggagggaagcccgCAAAAGAGTCCATGTgttgcaacaaaagatcccaagtgccacagctaagacccatgcagccaaatacatatataaatcacCATGATTTTGGAAATCCCACATTTGGGGAACTGTTTTACTCATTTGGCTTCTGGGAAACTCTTATTTTGTGGATGATATTTTTTCTCAAGGTCACCTTATTTTCCAACTTTAAACATCCTCCAATCTCTTCCACAGTTTTCTTCTCCtagttcagtcaattcagtcactcacgtcttgtctgactcttagcgaccccatggactgcagcacaccaggcttccctgtccttcaccaactcccagagcttgctcaaactcatgtccatcgagtcagtgatgccatccaaccatctcatcctctgtcatccccttctcctcctgtcttcagtctttcccagcatcagggtcttttccaatgagtcggcttttcgcatcaggtggccaaagcattggagtttcagcttcagcatcagtccttccaatgaatattcaggactgatttcctttaggattgactagttggatctccttgcaatccaagggactctcaagagtcttccaacaccacagttcagaagcattaattTTTCTCCTAAGATACTTGAACCATTACAAGAGTTCTCTACATGGTCTAATTGAGAAAGACTCCAGGCTCAAAGTACAACTGTTAGAGAGGAATCCGCTGCTGTGAATGCCTACAGCACTGAGAGAACGTGAGCCATAGATGGTCAGGCCAGGGTGGGGGTGTGGATGTGAGCCTGGCCATCTGCAGTGCAGATGGCCAAACTCCgccttccctcttcctccttttcctacTAAGAACCATAAAACATGACAAGTGGAGGACACCTAACTGTCCAATAATCCTCATTCtacaggagaaaactgaggccaccAAAGGGAAAGGGATTTGCCTAAGATACCTGGTAAATCAATTAATGCAGGGCTAGGAAagaactcaggcttccctggcagctcaattagtaaagaatctgcctgccgtgcaggagaccggggttcgatccctgggtcaggaagggcctctggagaaagaaatggcaaaccactccagtatgattgcctggaaaatccaacggacaaaggagcctggcaggctacagtccatggggttgcaagagtctgacatgacttagcaactaaaccaccaccaccatcaggaAAGAACTCAAGCCTTCCAAGAATAGGTCTAGTGCTCTCCCCCTGTGCTACAGCTTTCCCTTTCTTATCCTTCCTCTAACAGGAGCTGAAATGACTTCTGCCAAGGCTCCCTTTGCCTGCATTTGGGGCTGGGTGGTCTTCTTCCCTCcagctctccctccctctctcctcctcccttgcattcttttccttccttgttgtatacaaaatacagcaaaatgatgtataaaatataatacaatcaTAAAAAcaagtaacagaagaaaaaataagggTAGAGATTACAAGATGGAGTTGGGAATAaggttaaaaatgtatattatattaaGGTAAAAACGTCTACGAAGGTAAGTCCCAGATTTGCCTCCAAATTTTTCTAACAGTGGAAACACAATTTACGTTATTCTTGATAATAAATCAAGTACCTAAGATGGCACAACTATTAATACTGAGACCAGGTAGGAATACTCTTCAGAGTTTCCTTATaatcaaaatatttgaagatttgttgttgttccttttAGGCTATTTGCTGTAGAACACgttgaaaagacagtctttagGAGTTTAATTAGTATTCACTGTCTTAGGCCAAGTCATAAGGTGGTAAAGCCCTCCTCAGTCTTACATGAGAGTAACTGCTCTGCAGGTCTGAAGGCTCAGCTATGGTCCACTGTTCTGCCACATGCTTCTGACAGATTAAAGTTGGATCATGGTGGGAAAGGGACTCACTGAGATTCATGCCTTTCTCAAGGTCTCATTTATAGTTTGGACCAATGTTTATCAGAGGGAGAGCATGAGAGGGTCTAGGTATTTCTTTGTAATTAAAAGAAGTTTATTCATTATAAATTTCAACGCatctcctattttcttttttcttttttttttttttttggctattacaaaagtttatttaacaaaaaagtaagaaaatgtacACAACCCAATTTTTCTGGTAGTAAAATGTGGAGAGGGGACACAGGGAAGCGTTGATTTCTCTGGTGAACACAGCCATTGTTCATACTCTTTCCAAGGCTTCTAACATGATGATACTATTTCCTCGTATTACCACCATTCCAATATTGTTCTGTTGCCCACTAGTTGCCATCTCCACACATTCATCTATCACAAGATTCATAAAGGGATCAAATCCCCGCAATATTCCTTGGACAAGTCTGCCACCATTTAATTTCAATGATAACTTCTTGTCCATAAATTTCTTCAACTCGGGAGGGTGTGCTTTGCTCATGTATACTCCGCGAGCTCAAAGAAGCCTCCAAACGGAATTCGAGTGGGCCTCACGCTTCAGCAGCAGGCCCGGGGCTTTCCTATTTTCTactaacacaaaaataaagagtaaatgcAGTTTCCTAGCAGCCAGTtcattaatacatttatttagctgctaagttatgtctgactcttttgtgaccccatggactgtagcctgccagtcttctgtccatgggatttcccaggcaagaatactggagtgggttgccatttccttctccagaggatcttcccaatccagggatcaaacccatgtctcctgcattggcaggtggactgtttaacacggagccactagggaagctctcattaatacatacaaacatatatatgcacacacacacacacacacacacatatatggagagTGTGGGAACCTTAATATAATGTAAAAgtaactcttcagttcagtcgctcagttgtgtccgactctttgcgaccctatgaaccacagcacaccaggcctccctgtccatcaccaactccaagtccacccaaacccatgtccattgagttggtgatgccatccagccatctcatcctctgttatccccttctcttcctgccctcaatctttcccagcatcaaggtcttttccaatgagtcagttcttcccatcaggtggccaaagtattggagtttcagctttagcatcagtccttccaatgaacacccagggctgatctcctttaggatggactggttggatctccttgcagtacaagggactctcaagagtcttttccatcaccacagttcaaaagcatcaattcttcggtgctcagctttcttcaagtccaactctcacatctatacatgaccactggaaaaaccatagccttgactagatggacctttgttggcaagtgtctttaaatttcatggctgcagtcaccatctgcagtgaaaagTAACTCTAGATTTCTATTAACATGCAGGTTGCCTAATTGTTCTCAAGGAGTGCTTTGATCTTAATAGCAATAATAAGAAATTGTTTTCATTATCAAATAATGTTCTTGAGGTTTTCCTTTATAtctcaaatacattttttgtGCTACCAAATAATTCTCTGTGTTGAACACATACAGGGGAAGTTTATCAGAATATATCTGAATAAAGAAAGCACGAGAGGTAGGATCCTATTACCTCCTATTTGATCTCCTTTCCCAGACATCCCTCAAGGGCCAAGGAAAACTCATTCCTTGGGCCTTAATTGCTCTTGGCTACTCCCGGAGCAAAAAGTCTTGGCTCACAAACTCAGAGGCTTTCAGGCAGCAAGCGACTGTCTGCAGCATGGAAGGCATATGCTCAGAGTGTTGTGAAAACCCCAGAGTTAAACTGGATTTTTGAACACCTATCTCATTCCCTTATTAAATCAGATGTCTTAAATCAGATGTCTTCCTCTGTAATGCTGTGCTCACCACTCACTTAATTGAACTTTTTCAATTCACTGAATTGAAAGTGTCTATTTTGGAGTCTGAGTTTATTTTTACGTAATTATTTGTACATCTCCTATTCACGTAAAATTTTGACCTTTTATATTTCCCTTAATCTCTTCCAAGATTAATAAGGCATGTTGATCACTATGGTAAGATCTTTTTAGGACAGGTCTACATGGGATGGGCTTTGAAATGGCTCAGGCCCACCTCAAACTTTGGGGCAAAGGAAGACGATACTTTGAACTCTGGCCAAGCACCACGATAGGGAGATGCAGGATGCCACCTGAGGCACGTACAGAGCACCTCTGGAGGGGGCAGTGGGAAGCAGGAGCAGAAGGTGGGTCCCTAGGTCACCCTGTTCTTCCCAGTGTTTGGGGGAGGCCTCTGCCCTGCCACAGTCTTTAAGAAGGCTCCAGGCCCCAACTTCCCTGTTCCAATCAAAAATCTTGCAAGCCACCtcagttctgtcagtttttgtCAGAAAAGGAATGGGGAAAGTTAAGGCTCCTTGGCTTCTTTTGTTTGTAAATAAATTGTgtctttgagaggaaaaaaaaaaaagatcttcctaaactttttaattttcagagagatctaaagtgaaaattaaagaaaaaaagaaagaaagtgaaaatgaccaggaattgaatattgatttttctctccgggagttttgatttttttttcccccaatgttAGAATTTCTTCCTTACAAATCAATATAGTTTCCAACTTTGGAAACTATCTCCAGTTAGGTTAGCAAAgttcattggggaaaaaaaaagaaatgaaatgtggTCCCTGTATTGCCAACCTCTGTAAGCAGGCCCAGAATAAAATTGCAACTTACCACTGTCATTAGAGAGGTGTAGTCCATTTCCACCTGTGCCAGATCCAATGCCAGCTGGGTGGCATCAAAGAAGGTACATGAAGAAATTATGATCTGAATCCCTCTCAAGGGGTCAACTGAATCAGAGGACAAGGGAAAATGGAATCACCTACTTGAGGTGTGTTTTTCAGTTCAGAAATCTTTAGATCTGTTGAAACAGAGCTATACAACTCTGATGTGATGTGGGTGTAGTCATTGGCTACAGCAGCCCTATGAAACTAAGAACTCATTGTCTCTGCCCTTAAGATACAAGGtacaatggcttccctggtgtctcagtgttaaagaatccacctgcaaggcaggagacatgggttggatccctgggtcagcaagataccctggagaaggaaatagcaacccactgcagtattcttgcctggagaatcccatggatggaggaacctgataggctgcaatccatggggtcgctaagagtcagatatgactgagcgacttcactgtcacttttcactttcacaccttggagaaggaaatggcaacccactccagtgttcttgcctggagaatcccagggacgggggagcctcatgggctgccatcaatggggtcacacagagtcggacatgactgaagtgacttagcagcagcagtattcttgcctggagaatcccatggacggaggagcctggcaggccacagtccatggggttgcaaaagtaggacacaacttagcgactaaaaccaTCAATCACCACCACCTCCCACGTGGCTGAGGGCTTCAGAGCTGTGGTAACAAGCACAAGAGTTTAGGAGGTGAGACAGCAAGAGACCTTATTTTTGAACAGGTAAAGCCTTAAGCTGGGAGTAGCTCGTGAATATCCAAAGGGGTTTTGGAAAGAAGGCATCCAAGCAGAGAGAATGATGGGACAAACGAAGTCCAAACTCAAGATGTTCAGAGGATGTGAAATGGGTCAGCATGGCTAGATTCATCTAGGGACCAGAGGTCTAGAAAAGTAGGTTACTGTTAGAAGGGGCCAGAAACAATgagtatattttaacatatttctgAACCAGTGAAATTTTGAGCTGGTAGCATGTAGCCCAGTGGTTATTTTAcatatagaaaatgaaattaaggatCAATGTACTTTCCCCAGTAGCCAGGTCTGGAATAGAGTCAGGACCAAACTCCAGATCTTTTGCTTAGCTGTCATTCATCTCTGTAAATAAATATGTCTTTCAAAGTATGCCTTACTCTCTGAACTAATTTTGAGAATTTTACTACTAAATGTCGATTAGCTGTTATTTTTTAAGCCCCAATTATTTATATTCAATATTAACTACCTATCTGGTTATGGGTTAGAAacacacacaataaatattttcataaaaatttctaGTGGTGTTGCTAGGCACCTTCCTAACATTcttctccatttctcctaagcTTCTATAGCACccttgcaggaaaaaaataatcaacacAAATAGCCAGGTCTTAGTATGTGTTTTGCAGtgtaaaataaatgtagaaaaatcatcatttaaaatattttatttctaatagaaAAACAATCCATTATTTCACTACTCAGCTAACtactgttgactttttttttttaatgaaatacaaataCATCATAAAATTCAaatactgtgaaaaaataaacactaGGAAATCTCTTTAGTTTGCTCCCAAGTCTTTCCCCAAACATATACATCATCAACAAACTCTTCCCTCCAACCCCCACAAAAGTgtacatttgtaaatatttttcttaaatatatcacAATACAAAATGCCCTGTgccttgctttttaattttccttaaaaatatttctggaagCTCTCTGAATATTGCAACCAACAgaaccatttctttttaaaaggctttaaaatattctattgcaAGGGTTTGCCATCATCTAATTAATATTAACCATCATTTAGTTAGCCCATgattatttccaaaattttcttattacaaacagtgctgaaCAATATCTTATACATATATCTAAAATGTGTTTATGAGTGTATCCACAGAGTAAGTTCCTAGTAATGGAATTACTAGGAATCATCATGCTATTCTCTATCTAAAATCCTTTTAATGTCTCCTCACCCCATTGcagttaatgtgtgtgtgtgctcagtcatgtccaactctttgtgaccccatcgactgtagcctgccaggctcctctgtccataaaattttcaagcaagaatactggagtcgtctaatccaattatctcatcttgATTTGCCAGTCTGCTAAGATCTGGCCCATGCCTGCCTCTCCAACCTATCAGTCATTCCTTCCTTATGACCTGGAAATACACCAACCTACAAACTTATCCCTTACCTTAGAGTGTTTGTACTTGCTCTTGCTTCTGCAAAAGTTAGCGACTCTTCGTCATTGTGGTTTCAACTACTGA
Proteins encoded:
- the LOC109573745 gene encoding small nuclear ribonucleoprotein G produces the protein MSKAHPPELKKFMDKKLSLKLNGGRLVQGILRGFDPFMNLVIDECVEMATSGQQNNIGMVVIRGNSIIMLEALERV